GATTATCACCAGCTACAGATAGAAGAAGCCTGGCTCCTCCTATCGATATCAGCTTATTCTGCTCCTGGAGCTTTTATCTCCCCCATTCACTTTTGTTATTATGAAGTTAAATACACTCTTGCTTTTATCTTCCATGACCCGATCGTTCAGAATATAACCCTGTTTAGACTGGGTATAGATGATCATCAAGTTAAGAATCCTGACAACAGATTTAACTTCTGAAAAATTGACATGGGCACTTTCCCCGTTTGCCGAAGTGGTTATGCCTGTCTTGTCAAAGAGGATCTCCATCTCCCTCGGCATCCTGTTCACAATTCTCCTGCATCGAAAATAAATCAACAGAGGCTGAAGAACAGGATAGAGCAGAATGCCCGCAGAAATAAGTATTCTGATCCCTAGACTGCCGCCTGACCAGAATCTGACAGCGACCAGAATCATGGAAACAGCGAAAACCAGATTACACACACCCAGGAAGGACCTGTAGATATTAACCATAGTGTAAACCCAGAGATCCTCCGGCTTTACACTATAACTAAATCTGAACACCGACTCCAACCTGATTCCTAATTAAACAACGACGGCAGGAAGAGACTGACCGAAGGAATAAAGGTAACCAGCATCAAAGTGATAATCATACAAATGTAGAAGGGCAGAGTTGCCTTTACCACACGTTCGATGGACACCCTTCCTACGGCTGAACCGATAAAGAGCACCGATCCTACAGGAGGAGTCAGCAGTCCGATACCGCAGTTCAGGATCACTATAATACCGAACTGAACGGGGTCAATCCCGATGCTTATGGCAATAGGCAGCAGAATAGGAGTTGCGATCAGAATGATGGGCGCCATATCCATGATCATACCCAGAACCAGAAGAATCAGGTTCAGCAGCAGGGCTAGAAAAATGCGGTTATCAGTCAGTCCGAGAATAGCCTGAGCCGCCAGAGTCGGAACGTTCAGACGAGTCAGGAGAAAACCGAAAATACTGGATGTGGAGATCAGAATCAATACAATGGAGAGAGTCTCCACACACTTGTCCAGAACCCTCCAGACTCCTTTCCAGGTCAGACCCCGGTAAATATAGACACTGACAAGCAAACTGTAGATAACGGCAATAGCTGCGGATTCGGTCGCGGTGAAAACACCACCGACAACGCCGACAACAACAAGGAGGACCGCGGCCAGAGCCCAGAAGGAAATACCGATCTGTTTGAGCAGATTGAGAAGATGGAACTTGTCTCCCTTAGGGTACTTGCGCCTTACTGATATAATATAGGAACCGACCATCAGACTTCCCGCCAGAATCGCTGCTGGAAGG
This sequence is a window from Oceanispirochaeta sp.. Protein-coding genes within it:
- a CDS encoding YcxB family protein, whose amino-acid sequence is MVNIYRSFLGVCNLVFAVSMILVAVRFWSGGSLGIRILISAGILLYPVLQPLLIYFRCRRIVNRMPREMEILFDKTGITTSANGESAHVNFSEVKSVVRILNLMIIYTQSKQGYILNDRVMEDKSKSVFNFIITKVNGGDKSSRSRIS
- a CDS encoding TRAP transporter large permease — protein: MIVDSMAIFVLLGTFFLFILLRFPIAYAVALSSILCLMNQGLPLSTVAQQMVKGISSFSLMAVPFFITMGYLMGSGGISEKLIDLANACVGWMRGGMAMVNIVSSYFFGGISGSAAADSASLGSIMIPMMVEQGYDDDFSTAVTITSSCEGLLVPPSHNMVIYATTAGGISIGSLFLAGYLPAAILAGSLMVGSYIISVRRKYPKGDKFHLLNLLKQIGISFWALAAVLLVVVGVVGGVFTATESAAIAVIYSLLVSVYIYRGLTWKGVWRVLDKCVETLSIVLILISTSSIFGFLLTRLNVPTLAAQAILGLTDNRIFLALLLNLILLVLGMIMDMAPIILIATPILLPIAISIGIDPVQFGIIVILNCGIGLLTPPVGSVLFIGSAVGRVSIERVVKATLPFYICMIITLMLVTFIPSVSLFLPSLFN